Proteins from a single region of Sphingopyxis sp. BSN-002:
- the virB11 gene encoding P-type DNA transfer ATPase VirB11 has protein sequence MTALADRVYLQSYLAPLGFALDREDVTDIYINRPGEVWLESLGGQIERHEAPELDAALLPRLARQVAALSHQGISREHPLLSASLPDGSRIQIVAPPATRGEFAVAIRKHVSADLTLDDYVSADAFRNVLKGEGVSLAALERVRGLVDEGDIGAALREAVRGRLNILISGGTSSGKTTFLNALIREIPADERLILIEDTPEIRLKHENAVELIAARSALGEADVTANDLVSASLRMRPDRIILGELRGPEAFAFLRAVNTGHPGSMTTIHADSVERAFEQLALLVLEGGSTLKRDDILAYVRTTLDVVLQVSRGPRGRNVSGVSIRSSDVEIG, from the coding sequence ATGACGGCGCTCGCAGATCGTGTCTACCTGCAGAGCTATCTCGCTCCGCTCGGCTTTGCGCTGGACCGCGAGGATGTGACCGACATTTATATCAATCGACCCGGCGAGGTCTGGCTGGAATCTCTCGGAGGCCAGATCGAGCGACATGAGGCCCCGGAACTCGATGCCGCCCTGCTTCCCCGGCTCGCGCGGCAGGTCGCTGCGCTAAGTCATCAGGGCATCAGCCGCGAGCATCCACTGCTGTCGGCAAGCCTTCCGGACGGTTCACGCATTCAGATCGTAGCGCCGCCGGCGACGCGCGGTGAATTCGCAGTCGCGATCCGCAAGCATGTATCGGCCGATCTCACACTTGATGATTATGTGTCCGCCGATGCCTTTCGCAATGTCCTGAAGGGAGAGGGAGTATCGTTGGCGGCGCTTGAAAGAGTTCGGGGGCTGGTTGACGAAGGGGATATCGGAGCCGCGCTGCGTGAGGCTGTAAGGGGTCGGCTCAATATATTGATCTCGGGCGGGACCTCTTCGGGGAAGACGACCTTCCTCAATGCGCTGATCCGGGAGATTCCGGCCGACGAGCGGTTGATCCTTATCGAAGATACGCCCGAGATCCGATTGAAGCATGAGAATGCGGTTGAGCTGATCGCGGCGCGGAGCGCGCTCGGCGAAGCGGATGTGACAGCCAACGATTTGGTATCGGCGTCTCTTCGCATGCGGCCCGATCGGATCATTCTTGGTGAGCTGCGGGGGCCAGAGGCTTTTGCTTTCCTCCGCGCGGTCAACACGGGGCATCCGGGATCTATGACGACAATACATGCTGATAGCGTTGAGCGCGCATTCGAGCAGCTTGCATTGCTCGTGCTTGAGGGCGGCTCGACGCTTAAGCGCGACGATATTCTTGCATACGTTCGCACGACGTTGGATGTTGTTCTGCAGGTTAGCCGTGGTCCAAGGGGGCGCAACGTCTCTGGCGTTTCGATACGAAGCTCTGACGTTGAGATCGGATAA
- a CDS encoding TrbI/VirB10 family protein: MTEPVNDPAESTGAIERGALPRVAKPSAGLSTTAIVIGAVVAAIILFSILDARRRSLAAPAVRPARADLAAVSDAPPPLYIPPSLPPAMAVPILPVPGIAPTPRVPEVRPIPASPPSSPVPLGPPPISYAPPPPVAPPRTVSGAILVMDNSQPASGDRASAASGGELSSAGSDIAGRSRAGAMSDRATTVPQGTLIPAVLETAFNSTGSGFARALVQRDVYGFDGTRVLIPRGSRLIGEYKSETAQGQKRAFVTWTRLIRPDGVTIAIGSPTTDPVGVGGIRAKVDSHFFERFAGSILQTAMLIGGNLAARSVGDSVVVALPGSFPGAATSTPATQIPPTLSVRQGTSISVFVARDLDFTTVEVRR, from the coding sequence ATGACCGAGCCCGTCAACGACCCCGCGGAATCGACGGGCGCGATTGAGCGTGGGGCGCTGCCGCGCGTGGCAAAGCCATCTGCCGGGCTGTCTACGACTGCGATCGTGATCGGGGCTGTCGTCGCGGCGATCATCCTGTTTTCGATCCTCGATGCGCGGCGACGGTCGCTGGCCGCGCCGGCGGTGCGTCCCGCGCGCGCTGACCTCGCTGCCGTCTCCGACGCGCCGCCGCCGCTCTACATCCCGCCGTCGTTGCCGCCGGCGATGGCCGTGCCGATTTTGCCGGTTCCCGGCATCGCTCCCACGCCTCGGGTCCCCGAGGTTCGACCGATCCCCGCATCGCCGCCGTCGTCGCCCGTGCCGCTCGGCCCGCCTCCGATTTCCTATGCGCCGCCGCCGCCGGTCGCTCCGCCGCGAACGGTTAGCGGCGCGATCCTGGTGATGGATAATTCCCAGCCGGCATCGGGCGACCGCGCCTCGGCTGCATCGGGCGGCGAGCTGTCTTCAGCTGGCAGCGACATTGCCGGGCGGAGCAGGGCAGGGGCTATGTCCGACCGGGCGACTACCGTTCCGCAGGGCACGCTCATTCCTGCCGTGCTGGAGACGGCATTCAATTCGACGGGTTCGGGGTTTGCGAGAGCGTTGGTGCAGCGCGATGTTTACGGCTTCGACGGCACCCGCGTCCTTATCCCACGGGGCAGCCGCTTGATCGGTGAATATAAGTCGGAGACTGCGCAAGGGCAGAAACGCGCGTTTGTCACCTGGACCCGGCTTATTCGTCCCGACGGCGTGACGATCGCGATCGGTTCTCCGACCACCGACCCTGTCGGCGTCGGCGGCATTCGTGCCAAGGTCGACAGCCACTTCTTCGAACGTTTCGCCGGATCGATCCTCCAGACAGCGATGCTGATTGGCGGCAATCTCGCTGCGCGGTCGGTAGGGGACTCGGTGGTGGTTGCGCTTCCCGGATCATTCCCAGGAGCAGCAACGTCGACGCCGGCGACGCAAATTCCGCCCACGCTCAGCGTACGTCAGGGAACGAGCATCAGCGTGTTCGTCGCCCGCGATCTTGATTTCACGACGGTTGAGGTTCGGCGATGA
- a CDS encoding TrbG/VirB9 family P-type conjugative transfer protein, which translates to MIARSLGLLLMLFATGAQAQVRPQPSGGDQRMQVVDYRRDQVVQIEGAPGYQVLIALAPDERIQNVALGDSGAWQVVTSQGGNMLFVRPTQDGISTNMTVITSARFYAFDLVPVAYGSPPYEVRFNYPADTADAVLGGLSAMGEPVGSYRLSGTRALWPVAIHDDGTKTYIDWPADTPLPAAFIIDEYGRERLANGNMRGGLYVIDSVHQQLLFRIDQKTARAKRYIPKDKAR; encoded by the coding sequence ATGATAGCTCGGTCGCTCGGCCTCCTGTTGATGCTGTTTGCGACCGGGGCGCAGGCGCAGGTGCGTCCGCAGCCGAGCGGGGGCGATCAGCGGATGCAAGTGGTCGATTATCGCCGTGACCAGGTCGTCCAGATCGAAGGTGCGCCGGGCTACCAGGTCCTGATCGCGCTTGCCCCCGACGAACGCATCCAGAATGTCGCGCTCGGCGATAGCGGTGCCTGGCAGGTCGTGACGAGCCAAGGCGGCAACATGCTGTTCGTGCGGCCGACGCAGGATGGCATCAGCACCAACATGACCGTGATCACCAGTGCCCGCTTCTACGCGTTTGATCTGGTTCCGGTCGCTTATGGCTCGCCGCCATACGAGGTGAGGTTCAATTATCCCGCCGATACGGCTGATGCGGTACTAGGCGGGCTCAGCGCGATGGGCGAGCCGGTTGGGAGCTATCGGCTGAGCGGAACCAGGGCGCTTTGGCCGGTCGCGATTCATGACGATGGCACCAAGACTTACATCGATTGGCCGGCCGACACTCCGCTCCCTGCCGCTTTCATCATCGACGAATATGGCCGCGAAAGGCTCGCCAACGGCAACATGCGCGGCGGCCTCTATGTCATCGACAGCGTTCACCAGCAGCTCCTGTTTCGTATCGATCAGAAGACGGCGCGTGCGAAACGCTATATCCCGAAGGACAAGGCCCGATGA
- a CDS encoding type IV secretion system protein: protein MKKSAEEALDAYYAEADSWAKDRTDALRSSRRTAWWVAGAAATVAVFEALALLFLTPLKTVEPYTLLVDRQTGFVQQLKPLEPQTISRDRALTQSFLVQYVIAREGFDIDLLQNDYRKVALWSDGAAREDYLSEIQVSNPESPLVRLPRSSLIDVEVKSVTPLSEGTAMIRYDTRRRDANGHVYPAEPWVTVARFSYSGEPMSAADRMINPLGFKVTSYRKSAEALAVPEPAAVTAPAAATVVADPRTTSAAASGLARP, encoded by the coding sequence ATGAAGAAGTCTGCCGAGGAGGCGCTCGATGCCTATTATGCCGAAGCGGATAGCTGGGCAAAGGATCGCACTGACGCACTGCGGAGCTCGCGACGCACGGCTTGGTGGGTTGCAGGTGCTGCGGCGACGGTTGCGGTATTCGAGGCGCTCGCGCTGCTATTCTTGACCCCGCTCAAGACGGTCGAGCCATACACCCTGCTCGTTGATCGGCAAACCGGCTTCGTGCAGCAACTGAAGCCGCTCGAGCCGCAGACGATCTCGCGTGATCGTGCACTCACCCAGTCGTTCCTGGTCCAATATGTGATCGCGCGCGAAGGGTTCGATATCGACCTGTTGCAGAATGACTATCGAAAGGTCGCGCTCTGGTCTGACGGCGCGGCGCGCGAGGATTATCTCTCCGAAATCCAGGTCTCCAATCCGGAAAGCCCGCTCGTGCGCTTGCCCCGCTCATCGCTCATCGATGTCGAAGTAAAAAGCGTCACGCCGCTCAGCGAGGGCACAGCGATGATCCGCTACGACACGCGGCGGCGCGATGCGAACGGCCATGTCTATCCCGCCGAGCCGTGGGTGACGGTGGCGCGGTTCAGCTACAGCGGCGAGCCGATGAGTGCTGCCGACCGGATGATAAACCCGCTCGGGTTCAAGGTAACGAGCTACCGGAAGAGCGCCGAAGCCTTGGCTGTGCCCGAACCCGCTGCCGTGACCGCGCCGGCTGCCGCAACGGTTGTCGCCGACCCGCGGACGACAAGCGCAGCAGCTTCGGGACTCGCCCGCCCATGA
- a CDS encoding type IV secretion system protein → MASICDSIPSPESFAPSAIRFLDCQAQLLGAEGYKALAAPGSTASILLTGMTTLLIAFIGYRMLFGQTPTIREGVLTFVKIGVVLVLATSWPAYQAIVYNIILHSPAELVSAIGAPTNLPGSGGGLVARVDAVDQALKILAIDGVGAPPMGPDGRPLIPSVAPSPFLGFDNFALGFSRVIFLVSTVGAFAIVRIAAALLLALAPLFAAFLLFDGTRGLFEGWLKAILGTALGSLAIAVTLGLELAFMEPWLAELLARRAGELDVMGAPAQLLAATTIFAIALAGVTWLTARIAMSLRIPAWLKAFPASWQEDQRGRSEASRPATAAHPPIESRSRAAAIADAVAINERREAAAADAGGGSRALHIARSAGRSDAGERYDRREALSSAGRRTRQRISSRAIARDKRL, encoded by the coding sequence ATGGCGTCGATCTGCGATAGCATCCCGAGCCCCGAGAGTTTCGCGCCGAGCGCGATCCGCTTCCTTGATTGCCAGGCACAGCTGCTTGGCGCCGAGGGCTACAAGGCGCTGGCTGCACCGGGCTCGACCGCATCGATCCTGCTGACCGGCATGACGACGCTGCTGATAGCTTTCATCGGCTACCGGATGCTGTTCGGGCAGACACCGACGATCCGCGAAGGGGTGCTGACCTTCGTCAAGATCGGCGTCGTATTGGTCCTTGCGACGAGCTGGCCGGCATACCAGGCCATCGTATACAATATTATTCTGCATTCGCCGGCTGAACTGGTTTCGGCGATCGGCGCCCCGACCAACTTGCCGGGGAGTGGGGGTGGGCTGGTCGCGCGCGTTGACGCCGTCGACCAGGCGCTCAAGATTCTGGCGATCGATGGCGTGGGCGCGCCGCCAATGGGCCCGGATGGCCGCCCACTGATCCCTTCAGTAGCTCCGTCGCCCTTCCTTGGCTTCGACAATTTTGCGCTCGGATTTTCGCGGGTCATTTTCCTGGTCTCGACTGTCGGAGCGTTTGCGATCGTACGGATCGCCGCTGCTTTGCTCCTCGCGCTCGCGCCGCTGTTCGCTGCTTTCCTGCTGTTCGATGGCACGCGCGGATTGTTCGAGGGCTGGCTTAAGGCGATCCTGGGCACGGCCCTTGGAAGCTTGGCCATCGCGGTCACGCTCGGTCTCGAACTCGCCTTTATGGAGCCTTGGCTCGCGGAGCTTCTCGCAAGGCGCGCCGGTGAACTCGACGTCATGGGAGCGCCGGCGCAGTTGCTTGCTGCCACCACGATCTTCGCCATTGCGCTGGCCGGCGTGACCTGGCTGACCGCGCGGATTGCCATGAGCCTGCGGATCCCGGCTTGGCTGAAGGCTTTTCCCGCTAGCTGGCAGGAAGATCAGCGTGGGAGAAGCGAGGCTTCGCGGCCCGCAACGGCCGCGCATCCACCGATCGAAAGTCGCTCGCGCGCGGCGGCGATTGCCGATGCGGTCGCCATCAACGAGCGCCGTGAGGCTGCGGCTGCCGACGCGGGCGGAGGCTCGCGGGCTCTTCATATCGCGCGCAGTGCGGGCCGAAGCGATGCCGGAGAACGGTACGATCGGCGAGAGGCTCTCTCCTCTGCAGGCCGCCGAACCCGCCAAAGAATATCCAGCCGCGCGATTGCCAGGGATAAGCGTCTATGA
- a CDS encoding VirB4 family type IV secretion/conjugal transfer ATPase, protein MQLLPALTSSPKVVAREAPAGKHLPYSHHVDGHTVATRDGLLMQFIAMRGLLFETADTEEINYRKRLRDAMLQAIGSSRFALYHHIVRRRVEVGLDGKFDDAFSAKLDAAWQKRLDRRELFVNDLYLTLIRRPLQGRVGLLDSLRDKLSRTSSPVEVAAQDLRQLDAAREALMAALGSYEPTLLKVYDSEAGPCSEPLEFLSTLYNGEDRPILLPTQDAGAYLPDRRISFGQEAIELAPAGRADRGYVGIVSIKDYPGQTSPGMFDELYRLPFELTVSQSFGFIERQAALGRMNLTLRRMRSAEDEALSLRSELSNAKDEVAAGRSGFGEHHMTITIRGSSLEEVDAGVAEVQAALADLGIIAVREEIALEPAFWAQFPGNFKYIARRGLVSTGNFAGLASGHNFALGQARGNHWGEAVTLLETTAAGPYFFNFHQGDLGNFTVIGPSGSGKTVALNFLLAQARKFDPRIVFFDKDRGGELFIRAIGGRYDVLRPGTPSGLNPLQLEDNAANRQFLIDWLALLAGGADVEELGQIKDAIDANYAQPPHHRRLRHIVELFRGGHRPHAEDLWSRLRPWWGEGERGWLFDNEVDETDLSARSVGFDMTQILDDPAVRTPAMMYLFHRVEERLDGSPAIIVVDEGWKALDDDVFVRRIKDWEKTIRKRNGIVGFATQSAQDALESRIASAIIEQAATQIFMANPKARADDYVDGFGLTPHEYELVRSLPDSAHCFLVKHGNESVVVRLDMTGERELLTILSGRERTVRILDELRAEHGDAPEGWYAPLMERA, encoded by the coding sequence ATGCAACTCCTACCGGCCCTGACATCCTCTCCGAAAGTGGTGGCAAGGGAGGCGCCGGCGGGCAAGCATCTGCCGTACAGCCACCATGTCGACGGACATACGGTCGCCACGCGCGATGGCCTGCTGATGCAGTTCATTGCCATGCGCGGCCTCCTCTTTGAGACCGCGGACACCGAAGAGATCAATTATCGCAAGCGCCTGCGCGACGCCATGTTGCAGGCGATCGGCTCCTCGCGCTTCGCACTCTACCATCATATCGTGCGCCGCCGGGTCGAGGTCGGTCTGGACGGCAAGTTCGACGATGCCTTTTCGGCGAAGCTTGACGCCGCCTGGCAGAAACGGCTCGACCGGCGCGAGCTGTTCGTCAATGATCTTTATCTCACGCTAATCCGCCGCCCACTGCAAGGTCGCGTCGGGCTTCTCGACAGTCTGCGCGACAAGCTTAGCCGCACGAGTTCGCCGGTCGAAGTGGCTGCGCAGGATCTTCGTCAACTCGATGCAGCGCGCGAGGCCTTGATGGCTGCGCTCGGCAGCTACGAGCCGACGCTCCTCAAAGTCTACGATAGCGAAGCTGGACCTTGCTCCGAACCGCTCGAGTTTCTGTCGACGCTCTACAATGGCGAAGATCGCCCCATTCTGCTGCCGACGCAGGATGCCGGTGCCTATCTACCCGATCGCCGTATCAGCTTCGGGCAGGAAGCAATCGAGCTTGCGCCCGCGGGCCGCGCTGACCGTGGCTATGTCGGTATAGTCTCGATCAAGGATTATCCCGGGCAGACCAGCCCGGGCATGTTCGATGAACTCTATCGTCTGCCTTTCGAGCTTACCGTCTCGCAATCCTTCGGCTTCATCGAACGCCAGGCCGCGCTCGGCCGGATGAACCTCACCCTTCGCCGGATGCGATCGGCGGAAGACGAAGCGCTCAGCCTGCGGTCCGAACTCTCGAACGCCAAGGACGAAGTGGCGGCTGGCCGTTCGGGGTTCGGCGAGCATCATATGACGATCACTATCCGCGGTTCCTCGCTGGAAGAAGTCGATGCGGGCGTTGCCGAGGTACAGGCAGCACTTGCTGATCTAGGTATCATCGCGGTGCGGGAGGAGATTGCCCTAGAGCCGGCCTTCTGGGCGCAGTTCCCTGGCAACTTCAAATATATCGCGCGCCGCGGCCTGGTCTCGACGGGCAATTTCGCGGGACTGGCGAGCGGACATAATTTCGCGCTCGGCCAAGCGCGAGGCAATCATTGGGGCGAGGCGGTGACGCTGCTCGAGACGACCGCTGCAGGGCCCTATTTCTTCAACTTCCACCAAGGTGATCTTGGCAATTTCACGGTCATCGGGCCCTCGGGATCTGGCAAGACCGTCGCGCTCAACTTCCTGCTTGCGCAGGCACGCAAGTTCGACCCCCGGATCGTCTTCTTCGACAAGGACCGCGGCGGCGAGTTATTCATCCGCGCAATCGGTGGACGCTACGACGTTCTGCGCCCCGGCACGCCGTCCGGCCTCAACCCGCTGCAACTCGAGGACAATGCCGCCAATCGCCAGTTCCTGATCGACTGGCTCGCGCTCCTTGCAGGCGGCGCCGACGTCGAGGAGCTTGGGCAGATCAAGGATGCGATCGACGCCAACTATGCGCAGCCGCCGCATCATAGACGGCTGCGCCACATCGTCGAGCTGTTCCGTGGCGGGCATCGACCCCATGCCGAAGATCTCTGGTCGCGCCTCCGGCCCTGGTGGGGCGAGGGCGAACGAGGCTGGCTCTTCGACAACGAGGTGGATGAGACAGACCTGTCGGCCCGGTCGGTCGGGTTCGACATGACCCAGATCCTCGACGATCCGGCGGTGCGGACGCCGGCGATGATGTATCTCTTCCACCGAGTCGAGGAACGCCTCGACGGGAGCCCGGCGATTATCGTGGTGGACGAGGGCTGGAAGGCGCTCGACGACGATGTGTTCGTGCGCCGGATCAAGGATTGGGAAAAGACGATCCGCAAGCGCAACGGCATCGTCGGCTTTGCCACGCAAAGTGCGCAGGATGCGCTTGAGAGCCGGATTGCCAGCGCGATCATCGAGCAGGCCGCAACGCAAATCTTCATGGCGAACCCCAAGGCGCGTGCCGACGACTATGTCGACGGGTTCGGTCTGACGCCGCACGAATATGAGTTGGTGCGTTCGCTTCCGGACAGCGCGCACTGCTTCCTCGTCAAGCATGGAAACGAGAGCGTGGTCGTTCGTCTCGACATGACCGGCGAGCGCGAGCTGCTAACGATCCTCTCGGGACGCGAGCGGACCGTCCGCATCCTCGACGAGCTGCGGGCGGAGCATGGCGACGCGCCCGAGGGTTGGTATGCGCCGCTGATGGAGCGCGCGTGA
- a CDS encoding type IV secretion system protein VirB3: MNGVERDAVFVALTRPQMFAGVTYSYFVANAVIATELFLVFKSIWALVIALIIHFAGVLLCLREPRFFDLWLAKVGRCPRVRNHSIWQCNSYRP; the protein is encoded by the coding sequence ATGAACGGGGTCGAACGGGACGCCGTATTCGTCGCGTTGACGCGGCCGCAGATGTTTGCGGGCGTAACCTACAGCTATTTCGTCGCCAACGCGGTAATCGCGACCGAGCTCTTCCTGGTCTTTAAATCGATCTGGGCGCTGGTGATCGCGCTGATCATCCATTTCGCGGGCGTGCTGCTTTGCCTACGCGAACCCCGTTTCTTCGATCTATGGCTTGCCAAGGTCGGTCGCTGTCCACGCGTGCGCAATCACTCGATCTGGCAATGCAACTCCTACCGGCCCTGA
- a CDS encoding TrbC/VirB2 family protein produces MRTRIAGLAGFMAGLFHAATAQAQELADPAGSGVLVSAVRWLEGTLLGTVATVVAVIAVATVGFLMLTGRINWRYGATVIVGCFILFGAASIVAGIQSTANLGR; encoded by the coding sequence CTGAGAACAAGAATTGCCGGGCTGGCAGGTTTCATGGCCGGCCTTTTCCATGCAGCAACGGCGCAGGCGCAAGAGCTTGCCGATCCCGCGGGTTCGGGCGTTTTGGTTTCCGCGGTTCGTTGGCTTGAAGGTACGCTTCTCGGGACAGTCGCGACGGTCGTGGCGGTCATTGCAGTCGCGACGGTCGGCTTCCTGATGCTGACCGGACGGATCAACTGGCGCTACGGGGCGACGGTGATCGTGGGCTGCTTCATCCTGTTCGGCGCCGCGAGCATTGTCGCAGGCATCCAGTCCACCGCCAACCTCGGTCGTTAG